A region from the Variovorax paradoxus genome encodes:
- a CDS encoding M20/M25/M40 family metallo-hydrolase yields the protein MRMPTRRSPLPFGSLASLGSRGTARTVLALSLALGGLAGASAQTTPSLTPQQQRFHDIYKELIEINTSHSAGDNTLAARAMEKRLVESGFAPGDIQIFEPFPKKGNLVLRFKGNGSKKPLLLLAHIDVVEARREDWKTDPFKLQETGGYFTARGSIDDKAMASALVSVLGQLKQEGFKPSRDIILALTADEERGDALSNGAFWLINNKPELLQAEFGINEGGGGELRGGKPNLHRMQVAEKMYTTYMLEARDVGGHSSVPTKSNPIYALSAGLERLGSYAFPVKLGEVTKTYFARSAPFATGQLADDMRAVGGGNPEPAVIERLSANPAYNAQLRTTCVATMVQAGHAENALPQSAKATVNCRILPHDDPDEVERLLTQAVGNDKIVVRNLGKPLRSPASPLNGDLVKTVESVTQAMWPGVPVVPAMSTGATDSRFMRNAGIPMYGVTGMFLDPADARAHGLDERIEIQRLYDGREFLYRLVSELAK from the coding sequence ATGCGCATGCCGACCCGCCGTTCGCCGCTTCCCTTTGGTTCCCTTGCTTCCCTCGGTTCCCGTGGCACGGCGAGAACCGTGCTCGCGCTTTCCCTGGCCCTGGGCGGCCTGGCCGGGGCATCGGCGCAGACGACGCCGTCGCTCACGCCGCAGCAGCAGCGCTTCCACGACATCTACAAGGAGTTGATCGAGATCAACACCAGCCATTCGGCAGGCGACAACACGCTCGCGGCGCGCGCGATGGAAAAGCGCCTGGTCGAATCGGGCTTTGCGCCCGGCGACATCCAGATCTTCGAGCCGTTCCCCAAGAAGGGCAACCTGGTGCTGCGCTTCAAGGGCAACGGCAGCAAGAAGCCGCTGCTGCTGCTGGCCCACATCGACGTGGTCGAGGCCCGGCGCGAGGACTGGAAGACCGATCCGTTCAAGCTGCAGGAAACCGGCGGCTACTTCACGGCGCGCGGGTCGATCGACGACAAGGCCATGGCCTCGGCCCTGGTGTCGGTGCTGGGGCAGCTCAAGCAGGAAGGCTTCAAGCCCAGCCGCGACATCATCCTGGCGCTGACGGCCGACGAAGAGCGCGGCGATGCGCTCAGCAACGGCGCCTTCTGGCTCATCAACAACAAGCCCGAACTGCTGCAGGCGGAGTTCGGCATCAACGAAGGCGGCGGCGGCGAGCTGCGCGGCGGCAAGCCCAACCTGCACCGCATGCAGGTGGCCGAGAAGATGTACACCACCTACATGCTCGAGGCGCGCGACGTGGGCGGCCACAGCTCGGTGCCGACAAAGAGCAACCCCATCTACGCGCTGTCCGCGGGGCTGGAGCGCCTGGGCAGCTACGCGTTTCCGGTCAAGCTGGGCGAGGTCACCAAGACCTACTTCGCACGCAGCGCGCCGTTTGCCACCGGCCAGCTGGCCGACGACATGCGCGCCGTCGGCGGCGGCAACCCCGAGCCGGCGGTGATCGAACGGCTCTCGGCCAACCCGGCCTACAACGCGCAGCTGCGCACCACCTGCGTGGCAACCATGGTGCAGGCTGGCCATGCGGAGAATGCGCTGCCGCAATCGGCCAAGGCCACGGTCAACTGCCGCATCCTGCCGCACGATGACCCCGACGAAGTCGAGCGCCTGCTGACCCAGGCCGTCGGCAACGACAAGATCGTGGTGCGCAACCTCGGCAAGCCCTTGCGCAGCCCGGCCTCGCCGCTGAACGGCGATCTGGTGAAGACCGTGGAATCGGTGACGCAGGCCATGTGGCCGGGCGTGCCGGTGGTACCCGCGATGAGCACCGGTGCCACCGACAGCCGCTTCATGCGCAACGCCGGCATTCCGATGTACGGCGTGACGGGCATGTTCCTCGATCCGGCGGACGCGCGCGCGCATGGGCTGGACGAGCGCATCGAGATCCAGCGGCTCTACGACGGCCGCGAATTCCTGTATCGGCTGGTGAGCGAACTCGCGAAATAA
- the earP gene encoding elongation factor P maturation arginine rhamnosyltransferase EarP, whose protein sequence is MQWDIFCRVIDNHGDLGVCWRLATQLAALGERVRLWIDDATALHWMAPTGCEGVSVIDWLEPAAIRQAVAAPPPDVLIEAFGCEPAPELIARFAEPQAAGGAGRAWINLEYLSAEPYVERLHGLPSPVFKGPGAGLTKRFFYPGFTPATGGLLREPGLMEGRARFDRTQWLAAQEIPWRDGERLVSLFCYEPPALATLLEQLAAGPEPTRLLVTSGRAAHAVRAFFSGREQPDHGLAGLGALSISYLPYLTQPDFDHLLWACDLNFVRGEDSLVRGLWAGAPLVWQIYPQDDDAHHVKLGAWLDWLGAPPSLRQFHQAWNGFDSAPLPALETQGPWRETVQAARERLFAQEDMVTQLRHLVAQKS, encoded by the coding sequence ATGCAATGGGACATTTTCTGCAGGGTGATCGACAACCATGGCGACCTCGGCGTGTGCTGGCGGCTGGCCACCCAGCTGGCGGCGCTCGGCGAGCGCGTGCGCCTGTGGATCGACGACGCCACGGCGCTGCACTGGATGGCGCCCACGGGCTGCGAGGGCGTGAGCGTGATCGACTGGCTCGAACCGGCTGCCATCCGGCAAGCCGTGGCGGCCCCGCCGCCCGATGTGCTGATCGAGGCCTTCGGCTGCGAACCGGCACCCGAACTGATCGCGCGCTTCGCCGAGCCGCAGGCCGCCGGCGGAGCGGGCCGGGCGTGGATCAATCTCGAATACCTGTCGGCCGAACCATACGTCGAACGCCTGCACGGCCTGCCTTCGCCGGTGTTCAAGGGGCCCGGCGCAGGATTGACGAAGCGCTTTTTCTATCCCGGTTTCACGCCCGCAACGGGAGGGCTGCTGCGGGAGCCCGGCCTGATGGAGGGACGGGCGCGCTTCGACCGCACGCAATGGCTGGCGGCGCAGGAGATTCCCTGGCGCGATGGCGAGCGCCTGGTTTCGCTGTTCTGCTACGAGCCTCCGGCCCTGGCGACCCTGCTCGAGCAGCTGGCGGCCGGGCCGGAACCGACGCGGCTGCTGGTCACTTCGGGCCGTGCCGCGCATGCGGTCAGGGCATTTTTTTCCGGCCGCGAACAGCCGGACCACGGGCTTGCGGGGCTGGGTGCGCTGTCGATTTCATACCTGCCCTATCTCACGCAGCCGGATTTCGATCATCTTCTCTGGGCTTGCGACCTGAATTTCGTGCGCGGCGAAGACTCCCTCGTGCGGGGCCTCTGGGCCGGCGCGCCGCTGGTCTGGCAGATCTATCCGCAGGACGACGACGCGCACCACGTCAAGCTCGGCGCCTGGCTCGACTGGCTGGGCGCCCCGCCGTCCCTGCGGCAGTTCCATCAGGCCTGGAACGGGTTCGACAGCGCCCCCCTGCCCGCTCTCGAAACGCAGGGCCCGTGGCGTGAAACCGTGCAGGCCGCCCGCGAAAGGCTGTTCGCGCAAGAGGACATGGTCACGCAGCTGCGACATCTGGTCGCCCAAAAAAGCTAA
- the efp gene encoding elongation factor P → MKIAQEIRAGNVIMHGKDPMVVLKTEYSRGGRNSATVRMKLKSLIANFNTEVVFKADDKIDQIVLDKKECTYSYFADPMYVCMDTEYNQYEVEAENMGDALNYLEDGMPVEVVFYDGKAISVELPTSVEREITWTEPAVKGDTSGKVLKPAKIATGFEVPVPLFVSQGDKIEIDTRTGEYRKRV, encoded by the coding sequence ATGAAAATCGCTCAAGAAATCCGCGCCGGCAACGTCATCATGCACGGCAAGGACCCGATGGTCGTCCTCAAGACCGAATACAGCCGCGGCGGCCGCAACTCGGCCACCGTGCGCATGAAGCTCAAGAGCCTGATTGCCAACTTCAACACCGAAGTGGTCTTCAAGGCCGACGACAAGATCGACCAGATCGTGCTCGACAAGAAGGAGTGCACCTACTCCTACTTCGCCGATCCGATGTACGTCTGCATGGACACCGAGTACAACCAGTACGAAGTCGAAGCCGAGAACATGGGCGACGCCCTCAACTACCTCGAAGACGGCATGCCGGTCGAAGTGGTGTTCTACGACGGCAAGGCCATCTCGGTCGAACTGCCGACCAGCGTCGAGCGCGAAATCACCTGGACCGAGCCGGCCGTCAAGGGCGACACCTCGGGCAAGGTGCTCAAGCCCGCCAAGATCGCCACCGGCTTCGAAGTGCCGGTGCCGCTGTTCGTCTCGCAAGGCGACAAGATCGAAATCGACACCCGCACCGGCGAATACCGCAAGCGCGTCTAA
- a CDS encoding crotonase/enoyl-CoA hydratase family protein encodes MNTPASVRTEIDGPVSTIVMSRPQQRNAVDRPMAEALRAAFERFEADESQRVAVLWGEHGTFCAGADLGAVGDPARRNELDPEGGGSGPMGPTRMALAKPLIAAISGHAVAGGLELALLADLRVAEEDAVLGVFCRRWGVPLIDGGTVRLPRIVGMGRALDLILTGRPVSAPEAQAMGLVNRVVPPGHARLEAEALAREIASFPPQCMLADRHSAYAQWNLPLADALRQEGRLGVPIVVAEGAAGAERFVRGAGRHGAF; translated from the coding sequence ATGAACACACCCGCCAGCGTCCGCACCGAGATCGATGGACCGGTCAGCACCATCGTCATGAGCCGCCCACAGCAGCGCAACGCCGTCGACCGGCCCATGGCCGAGGCGCTGCGCGCCGCCTTCGAACGCTTCGAGGCCGACGAGAGCCAGCGCGTTGCGGTGCTGTGGGGCGAGCACGGCACCTTCTGCGCGGGCGCCGACCTGGGCGCGGTCGGCGACCCCGCGCGCCGCAATGAACTCGACCCCGAAGGCGGCGGTTCAGGCCCGATGGGCCCGACCCGCATGGCGCTCGCCAAGCCCCTGATCGCCGCCATCAGCGGCCATGCGGTGGCTGGCGGCCTGGAGCTCGCGCTGCTGGCCGATCTGCGCGTGGCCGAGGAAGATGCCGTGCTCGGCGTGTTCTGCCGGCGCTGGGGCGTGCCGCTGATCGATGGCGGCACCGTGCGGCTGCCGCGCATCGTCGGCATGGGCCGCGCGCTCGACCTAATCCTGACCGGACGGCCCGTGAGCGCCCCGGAAGCGCAAGCGATGGGCCTGGTCAACCGCGTGGTGCCTCCAGGCCACGCGCGCCTCGAAGCCGAAGCGCTCGCGCGCGAGATCGCATCGTTCCCCCCGCAGTGCATGCTGGCGGACCGGCATTCGGCCTACGCCCAATGGAACCTGCCGCTGGCCGATGCGCTGCGGCAGGAAGGCCGGCTCGGCGTGCCGATCGTCGTGGCCGAAGGCGCGGCCGGTGCCGAGCGCTTCGTTCGCGGCGCGGGCCGGCACGGTGCTTTCTGA
- a CDS encoding TIGR00730 family Rossman fold protein translates to MNNTHDLHDKRLADAWATLKTHSEKGLPLDPDPSRLAFADPEFLLRRETRGIRMQLELMKPDLEQRAHGIENTVVVFGSARFRSEEEAAALVAKAEAGGDAVAAERWRRLARSSHYYEKARAFGKLVAQYSNDKEPEDKLFVCTGGGPGIMQAANRGAHEGGGISVGLAIALPMEEEANPYVTPALSFKFHYFAIRKMHFMMRAKALVAFPGGFGTLDELFEVITLVQTRKSKPVPIVLFGSAYWKKLIDFDFLVEEGVISPADVKLFEYVDAAEDAWDAIKRFYKL, encoded by the coding sequence ATGAACAACACGCACGACCTTCACGACAAGCGCCTCGCGGACGCCTGGGCCACCCTCAAGACCCACTCCGAAAAAGGCCTTCCGCTCGACCCCGATCCTTCGCGCCTCGCCTTTGCCGATCCGGAGTTCCTGCTGCGCCGCGAAACCCGCGGCATCCGCATGCAGCTCGAGCTGATGAAGCCCGACCTGGAGCAGCGCGCGCACGGCATCGAGAACACCGTGGTGGTGTTCGGCAGCGCGCGCTTTCGAAGCGAGGAAGAAGCCGCCGCGCTGGTCGCGAAGGCCGAAGCCGGCGGCGACGCCGTGGCGGCCGAGCGCTGGCGCCGCCTGGCGCGAAGTTCGCACTACTACGAGAAGGCGCGCGCCTTCGGCAAGCTGGTGGCGCAGTACAGCAACGACAAGGAACCGGAGGACAAGCTTTTCGTCTGCACCGGCGGCGGCCCGGGCATCATGCAGGCGGCCAACCGCGGCGCGCACGAAGGGGGCGGCATCTCGGTCGGCCTTGCCATCGCGCTGCCCATGGAAGAAGAAGCCAACCCCTACGTCACGCCGGCGCTGAGCTTCAAGTTCCACTACTTCGCGATCCGCAAGATGCACTTCATGATGCGTGCCAAGGCGCTGGTGGCGTTTCCGGGCGGCTTCGGCACGCTGGACGAGCTGTTCGAGGTGATCACGCTGGTGCAGACCCGCAAGTCGAAGCCGGTGCCAATCGTGCTGTTCGGTTCGGCCTACTGGAAGAAGCTGATCGACTTCGACTTTCTGGTCGAAGAAGGCGTGATCTCGCCGGCCGACGTGAAGCTCTTCGAATACGTCGACGCTGCCGAAGACGCCTGGGACGCGATCAAGCGCTTCTACAAGCTGTAG
- a CDS encoding MFS transporter has translation MKGSELLRVIGAQVCLHATMAGMRLATPLLALQLGYSAAAVGVLIALFALTQVFLALPAGRFADRHGFKRPLWLSVIAASAGAGLVLVFPTFPMMCVAALLTGGATGATVIALQRHVGRSATNAMQLKRVFSWLAIAPAAANFVGPFVAGLLIDHAGRAPADMLAFRVCFAVMAAFPIVCWLLARGAHEPPRTAPAAGAVPTRAWDLLREPMFRRLLFVNWLQSSSWDVHAFVLPVLGHDRGISASVIGSILGAFAIAAAVIRVLLPLIASRASERSVILSSTLVTAAVFAVYPLLDSAWTMGLCSVILGFALGAVQPMVMSMLHQITPHARHGEALGLRLMTINASSVAMPMLFGSIGALIGIAGVFWVVGGVLALGARATWGLKV, from the coding sequence GTGAAAGGCTCCGAACTGCTGCGCGTGATCGGCGCCCAGGTCTGCCTGCACGCCACCATGGCCGGCATGCGGCTCGCAACCCCGCTGCTGGCGCTGCAGCTGGGCTACAGCGCAGCGGCCGTCGGCGTGCTGATTGCGCTGTTCGCGCTCACGCAGGTGTTCCTGGCGCTGCCGGCCGGGCGCTTTGCCGACCGGCACGGGTTCAAGCGGCCGCTGTGGCTGTCGGTCATTGCGGCTTCGGCCGGCGCGGGACTCGTCCTCGTCTTCCCGACCTTTCCGATGATGTGCGTTGCCGCGCTGCTGACCGGCGGCGCCACGGGCGCGACCGTCATCGCGCTGCAGCGCCATGTGGGCCGTTCCGCGACCAACGCCATGCAGCTCAAGCGCGTATTCAGCTGGCTTGCGATTGCGCCCGCGGCCGCCAATTTCGTCGGCCCGTTCGTCGCCGGCCTGCTCATCGATCACGCGGGGCGCGCACCGGCAGACATGCTGGCGTTCCGGGTTTGCTTTGCGGTGATGGCGGCCTTTCCCATCGTCTGCTGGCTGCTTGCGCGCGGCGCGCACGAGCCGCCGCGCACCGCACCCGCCGCCGGCGCCGTGCCCACACGGGCCTGGGACCTGCTGCGCGAACCGATGTTCCGCCGCCTGCTGTTCGTGAACTGGCTGCAGTCGTCGAGCTGGGATGTGCATGCCTTCGTGCTGCCGGTGCTGGGCCACGACCGCGGCATCAGCGCTTCGGTGATCGGCTCCATCCTCGGCGCCTTTGCCATTGCCGCGGCCGTGATCCGGGTGCTGCTGCCTCTCATTGCCTCGCGGGCTTCGGAGCGCAGCGTGATCCTGAGCTCCACCCTCGTCACGGCGGCAGTGTTCGCGGTCTATCCGCTGCTCGACTCGGCCTGGACCATGGGCCTGTGCTCGGTGATCCTGGGCTTCGCACTCGGCGCGGTGCAGCCGATGGTGATGAGCATGCTGCACCAGATCACGCCGCACGCGCGGCACGGCGAGGCGCTGGGCCTGCGGCTCATGACCATCAATGCGTCGAGCGTGGCCATGCCGATGCTGTTCGGCTCGATCGGCGCGCTGATCGGCATCGCGGGCGTTTTCTGGGTGGTGGGCGGCGTTCTTGCGCTGGGCGCGCGGGCGACCTGGGGATTGAAGGTCTGA
- a CDS encoding DNA recombination protein RmuC: MDTSLILLLLAAFAVVQLVLVIWLLARRQPAPDHSDLLTVLSAMGAANERTERELRHEIGESSRGARQETAQAFATFQQALVQQGAEATRTQNAQLDAFSLQLASLQKTLADTLNTQLQGLSESNARRLSEVRATMEAQLAQLQQSNTAKLDEMRKTVDEKLQSTLEARLGESFKQVADRLEQVHKGLGEMQTLAVGVGSLQRVLTNVKTRGVFGEVQLEALLEQVLTPEQYAKQIETKPRSGQRVDFAIRFPGRGDDGAPVWLPIDAKFPRDDYERLIDAHERADAPGAELAAKALEARIRVEARSIAENYLAAPHTTDFAILFLPVESLYAEVLRRPGLMDAIQRQHRVTLAGPTTLLAMLNSLHMGFRTLALEQQASEVWKVLGAVKTEFERYGEWVARIKEQVAKASDTLDKADTRAKQMRLALRKVEALPEAQSQVLLPPTADSEGDDTP, translated from the coding sequence TTGGACACTTCCCTGATTCTTCTTCTGCTGGCCGCCTTCGCGGTGGTCCAGCTGGTGCTCGTGATCTGGCTGCTTGCGCGCCGCCAGCCTGCGCCCGACCACAGCGACCTGCTCACCGTGCTGTCCGCGATGGGCGCCGCCAACGAACGCACCGAACGCGAGCTGCGCCACGAGATCGGCGAAAGCTCGCGCGGCGCGCGGCAGGAAACCGCGCAGGCCTTCGCCACCTTCCAGCAGGCCCTGGTGCAGCAGGGCGCCGAAGCCACGCGCACCCAGAACGCCCAGCTCGATGCCTTCTCGCTGCAGCTCGCCTCCTTGCAGAAGACCCTGGCCGACACGCTCAACACCCAGCTCCAGGGCCTGAGCGAATCCAATGCGCGCCGCCTGTCGGAAGTGCGCGCGACCATGGAAGCGCAGCTCGCGCAGCTGCAGCAGAGCAACACCGCCAAGCTCGACGAGATGCGCAAGACCGTCGACGAAAAGCTGCAGAGCACGCTCGAAGCCCGCCTTGGCGAGAGCTTCAAGCAGGTGGCCGACCGGCTCGAGCAGGTGCACAAGGGCCTGGGCGAGATGCAGACGCTGGCCGTGGGCGTGGGCAGCCTGCAGCGCGTGCTGACCAACGTGAAGACGCGCGGCGTGTTCGGCGAGGTGCAGCTCGAGGCACTGCTTGAGCAGGTGCTCACCCCGGAGCAGTACGCCAAGCAGATCGAAACCAAGCCGCGCAGCGGCCAGCGCGTCGATTTCGCGATCCGCTTTCCGGGCCGCGGCGACGACGGGGCGCCGGTGTGGTTGCCCATCGACGCCAAGTTTCCGCGCGACGACTACGAGCGCCTGATCGATGCGCACGAGCGCGCCGATGCGCCCGGCGCCGAACTCGCGGCCAAGGCGCTCGAAGCGCGCATCCGCGTCGAGGCGCGCTCGATCGCCGAGAACTACCTGGCGGCACCGCACACCACGGACTTCGCCATTCTTTTCCTGCCGGTCGAAAGCCTCTATGCCGAGGTGCTGCGCCGGCCGGGCTTGATGGATGCCATCCAGCGCCAGCACCGCGTGACGCTGGCCGGCCCCACCACCTTGCTTGCCATGCTCAACAGCCTGCACATGGGCTTTCGCACGCTGGCGCTCGAGCAGCAGGCCTCCGAGGTCTGGAAGGTGCTGGGCGCGGTCAAGACCGAGTTCGAGCGCTATGGCGAATGGGTTGCACGCATCAAGGAGCAGGTGGCCAAGGCCTCCGACACGCTCGACAAGGCCGACACGCGCGCCAAGCAGATGCGCCTGGCGCTGCGCAAGGTCGAGGCGCTGCCTGAAGCGCAGTCGCAGGTGCTGCTGCCTCCCACCGCCGACAGCGAGGGCGACGACACCCCGTGA
- a CDS encoding 2-hydroxyacid dehydrogenase: MSKPKILVARAIFPETIERLSQHFEVESNQADESWSKEQLIAKLQGKQGAFTTGSERIDTAVLEACPDLKICANMAVGYNNFDVDAMAAHGVLGTNAPDVLTETTADFGFALLMATARRITESEHFLRAGKWQKWSFDMFAGSDIHGSTLGIIGMGRIGQGIARRGAHGFGMKVVYHNRSRLDAALEAECKASYASKEELLKTADHVVLVVPYSPASHHTIGAAEIALMKPTATLVNIARGGIVDDAALAVALREKRIAAAGLDVFEGEPKVHPDLLTVPNVVLTPHIASATVPTRRAMAELAADNLIAWFGGKGPLTPVTPVPPAAR; this comes from the coding sequence ATGAGCAAGCCCAAGATCCTGGTCGCACGCGCGATCTTTCCCGAAACCATCGAGCGCCTCTCGCAGCATTTCGAGGTCGAGTCGAACCAGGCCGACGAGAGCTGGAGCAAGGAGCAACTGATCGCAAAACTGCAAGGCAAGCAGGGCGCCTTCACCACCGGCAGCGAGCGCATCGACACCGCCGTGCTCGAGGCCTGCCCCGACCTGAAGATCTGCGCCAACATGGCTGTCGGCTACAACAACTTCGACGTCGATGCGATGGCCGCGCACGGCGTGCTCGGCACCAACGCGCCCGACGTGCTCACCGAGACCACGGCCGACTTCGGCTTTGCGCTGCTGATGGCCACGGCGCGCCGCATCACCGAGAGCGAACACTTCCTGCGCGCGGGCAAGTGGCAGAAGTGGAGCTTCGACATGTTCGCGGGCTCCGACATCCACGGCTCCACGCTCGGCATCATCGGCATGGGCCGCATCGGGCAGGGCATTGCCAGGCGCGGTGCGCACGGCTTCGGCATGAAGGTGGTCTATCACAACCGTTCGCGGCTCGATGCGGCCCTGGAGGCCGAATGCAAGGCCAGCTACGCGAGCAAGGAAGAGCTGCTCAAGACGGCCGACCACGTGGTGCTGGTGGTGCCGTATTCGCCGGCTTCGCACCACACCATCGGCGCGGCCGAGATCGCGCTGATGAAGCCGACCGCCACGCTGGTGAACATCGCGCGCGGCGGCATCGTCGACGACGCGGCGCTGGCCGTTGCGCTGCGCGAGAAGCGCATTGCCGCGGCGGGGCTCGATGTGTTCGAGGGCGAGCCCAAGGTCCACCCCGACCTGCTGACCGTGCCCAACGTGGTGCTGACGCCGCACATCGCGAGCGCCACCGTGCCCACGCGCCGCGCGATGGCCGAACTCGCGGCCGACAACCTCATCGCCTGGTTCGGCGGCAAGGGGCCGCTGACGCCCGTCACGCCCGTTCCGCCCGCCGCCAGATAA
- a CDS encoding sodium:proton antiporter has protein sequence MKRRVRLAAAAALPMMFPALAMAAEFDGSKLSALWGLPFAGILLSIALMPLLAPSVWHHHYGKISAAWALAFLLPFAAIHGAPLAGAQLVHALVEEYIPFIILLTALFTVAGGIHIRGNLHGAPGLNTAILAIGAVLASLMGTTGASMLLIRPLIRANDNRVSKAHVVVFFIFIVSNAGGSLTPLGDPPLFLGFLKGVDFFWTARNILPNTLFLVGMLLALFYVVDRHHYRKEGVLPFDPTPDTRRVGFDGAANFWLLGGVVFLVLLSGVWKSPVGFEVFGTHVGLPGLVRDIGLIAITLLSFRTTSAKVHADNQFEWGPMAEVAKLFAGIFLTIIPVIAMLKAGAHGPFAAVIAAVTRHDGQPDPAMYFWASGILSSFLDNAPTYLVFFNTAGGDPATLMTTYATTLAAISAGSVFMGANSYIGNAPNLMVKAIAESRGVRMPSFFGYMGWSVAVLIPLFVLSTFIFFR, from the coding sequence ATGAAAAGAAGAGTCCGCCTGGCGGCAGCCGCAGCGCTGCCGATGATGTTCCCCGCGCTGGCCATGGCTGCCGAGTTCGACGGCAGCAAGCTGTCGGCGCTCTGGGGCCTTCCGTTCGCGGGCATCCTGCTGTCGATCGCGCTGATGCCGCTGCTGGCCCCGTCGGTCTGGCACCACCACTACGGCAAGATCTCCGCGGCATGGGCACTGGCATTCCTGCTTCCCTTTGCCGCGATCCATGGCGCACCGCTGGCCGGGGCCCAGCTCGTGCACGCCCTGGTGGAGGAATACATCCCCTTCATCATCCTGCTCACTGCGCTGTTCACGGTGGCGGGCGGCATCCACATCCGCGGCAACCTGCACGGCGCGCCCGGGCTCAACACGGCCATCCTTGCCATTGGCGCGGTGCTGGCGAGCCTCATGGGCACCACGGGCGCCTCGATGCTGCTGATCCGCCCGCTGATCCGCGCCAACGACAACCGCGTGAGCAAGGCGCATGTGGTGGTGTTCTTCATCTTCATCGTCTCGAATGCGGGAGGTTCGCTCACGCCGCTTGGCGACCCGCCGCTGTTCCTCGGCTTTCTGAAGGGCGTCGATTTCTTCTGGACGGCGCGCAACATCCTGCCCAACACGCTGTTCCTCGTCGGCATGCTGCTGGCGCTGTTCTACGTCGTCGACCGCCATCACTACCGCAAGGAGGGTGTGCTGCCATTCGACCCGACGCCGGACACCCGGCGCGTCGGCTTCGACGGTGCCGCGAATTTCTGGCTGCTGGGCGGCGTGGTCTTCCTGGTGCTGCTCTCCGGCGTATGGAAATCGCCCGTCGGCTTCGAGGTGTTCGGCACGCACGTCGGGCTGCCGGGGCTGGTGCGCGACATCGGGCTCATCGCCATCACGCTGCTTTCGTTCAGGACCACCTCGGCCAAGGTGCATGCCGACAACCAGTTCGAATGGGGCCCGATGGCCGAGGTGGCCAAGCTGTTCGCGGGCATCTTCCTGACCATCATCCCGGTGATCGCTATGCTCAAGGCCGGCGCGCACGGGCCGTTCGCGGCCGTGATCGCGGCGGTGACAAGGCACGACGGCCAGCCCGATCCGGCCATGTATTTCTGGGCTTCCGGCATCCTGAGCTCGTTCCTGGACAACGCGCCGACCTACCTCGTGTTCTTCAACACTGCGGGCGGCGACCCGGCCACGCTCATGACCACCTACGCCACCACGCTGGCCGCGATTTCGGCCGGTTCCGTGTTCATGGGCGCCAACAGCTACATCGGCAACGCGCCCAACCTCATGGTCAAGGCCATTGCCGAGAGCCGCGGCGTTCGCATGCCGAGCTTCTTCGGCTACATGGGCTGGTCCGTGGCCGTCCTGATTCCGCTGTTCGTTCTTTCCACCTTCATCTTCTTCCGTTGA